The following coding sequences are from one Rutidosis leptorrhynchoides isolate AG116_Rl617_1_P2 chromosome 11, CSIRO_AGI_Rlap_v1, whole genome shotgun sequence window:
- the LOC139877448 gene encoding protein NETWORKED 4A-like yields MAASLVKSHKSYKRTESVNKHSWWWDRYISTKNSKWLAENVEEMDQSVKRMLKLIENDGDSFAKKAEMYYQKRPELLSHVEEFYRMYRSLAERYDNVTGELRRTIPSDLQSQGSGVSDVGSDPSSVTNPSSNPRPQCSARAAGFNFFLKSGGSSLDLVNKEGDETSTLDSESESDDSSVNNYSSASANSDHRGLRKRIAELESELNKFQEIRSKNDNIEEDLRVENEKLKIELQKYESMAPRMVDLEEGKVFSIDDDLEAKFMEQERKIRALEIDLKVMREKVNDSDEEVKRLRDELEKNGTSNNSLQKEIVSWKSKLDKEKREVMKVQGRVTRYKENLAERDREIRAMRETLSNANKTLSEENLELQEQVTKLLKEQALMHDTIKEFDLRCQCSEEELRRLKIVKVEMEGEIEQLKIEKDDLVVKVNELDRELTLKDAEIDGLSQHLDQLHLEHVELVDQIEKSNKSIEELTFRGEELEREIERQREVIEEGAEEKREVIRQLCFSLDHYRDGYQMLRQAFTGHNKRHQVMAS; encoded by the exons ATGGCTGCATCCCTG GTCAAGTCACATAAAAGTTATAAGAGGACAGAATCAGTAAATAAACATTCTTGGTGGTGGGATAGATACATCAGCACTAAAAACTCCAAATGGCTAGCAGAAAATGTCGAAG AAATGGACCAGAGTGTTAAACGAATGTTAAAACTAATCGAAAACGATGGAGATTCGTTCGCCAAAAAAGCCGAAATGTATTACCAAAAGCGACCCGAACTCTTATCGCACGTTGAAGAATTCTATCGAATGTATCGATCGTTAGCTGAACGATACGATAATGTTACAGGTGAGTTAAGACGAACTATCCCTTCGGATCTTCAATCTCAAGGCTCGGGTGTATCCGATGTTGGGTCCGACCCATCTTCGGTTACAAACCCGTCTTCTAACCCACGACCCCAGTGCTCGGCTCGAGCCGCTGGGTTCAACTTTTTCCTTAAAAGTGGTGGGAGTAGTTTGGATTTAGTAAACAAAGAAGGAGATGAGACGTCTACATTGGATTCAGAATCTGAATCAGATGATTCGTCTGTTAATAACTACTCGAGCGCATCAGCAAACAGTGATCATCGAGGGTTACGTAAAAGAATCGCTGAGTTGGAAAGTGAACTAAATAAATTTCAGGAAATTCGTTCGAAGAATGATAACATTGAAGAAGATTTGCGAGTCGAAAACGAAAAGTTAAAGATTGAACTCCAAAAGTACGAATCAATGGCGCCTCGAATGGTTGATCTTGAAGAAGGTAAAGTTTTTAGTATAGATGATGATTTGGAAGCAAAATTTATGGAGCAAGAACGTAAAATTCGGGCGCTCGAGATTGATTTGAAAGTAATGAGAGAAAAAGTTAATGATTCGGATGAAGAAGTGAAAAGATTAAGAGATGAGCTTGAGAAAAACGGGACGTCGAATAATAGTTTACAAAAGGAAATCGTAAGTTGGAAATCGAAACTCGATAAAGAAAAACGAGAAGTAATGAAAGTGCAGGGTCGGGTAACGAGGTACAAAGAGAATTTAGCGGAACGTGATCGAGAAATTCGGGCTATGAGAGAAACATTATCGAATGCAAACAAAACGTTATCCGAAGAGAATCTTGAACTTCAAGAACAAGTTACGAAGTTGTTAAAAGAACAGGCGCTTATGCATGATACCATAAAAGAATTTGATCTTCGTTGTCAATGTTCGGAAGAGGAACTTAGAAGGTTAAAGATTGTGAAAGTAGAAATGGAAGGTGAAATCGAACAGTTAAAGATTGAAAAAGATGATCTTGTAGTCAAAGTCAATGAGCTTGACCGTGAGTTGACTTTGAAAGATGCTGAGATTGATGGATTGAGCCAGCATTTAGACCAATTACATTTAGAACATGTCGAATTGGTTGATCAGATTGAAAAGTCAAATAAGTCAATAGAGGAGTTGACTTTTAGAGGGGAAGAATTGGAAAGAGAAATCGAGAGGCAGCGAGAAGTAATTGAAGAAGGTGCCGAGGAAAAACGAGAGGTGATAAGACAACTATGTTTTTCGCTTGATCATTATCGAGATGGATATCAAATGTTGCGACAAGCGTTCACTGGTCATAATAAACGACATCAAGTAATGGCGTCATAG